A single region of the Brassica rapa cultivar Chiifu-401-42 chromosome A03, CAAS_Brap_v3.01, whole genome shotgun sequence genome encodes:
- the WRKY7 gene encoding probable WRKY transcription factor 7, which translates to MTVELIMSSSSSYGGGKVKREEDGGFPAEKGDTALKEAASAGIHGVQEFLKLIGQSQPTEEKQTEITAVTDVAVNSFKKVISLLGRSRTGHARFRRGPVTTTKPEEVVVKTEEKPGTKTTTTVVLNREKTEKHGGSAFRVYCPTPIHRRPPLSHAHHTQTKYGSSSSAPLLPNGKPHQEPPSSTIHFAPSPPVSAANSFMSSHRCETESNQMSSGFEFTNPSSQFSGSRGKPPLSSASLKRKCSSTPSGRCHCTKKRKSKVKRVIRVPAVSSKMADIPSDEFSWRKYGQKPIKGSPHPRGYYKCSSMRGCPARKHVERAPDDAMMLIVTYEGDHNHAMVLQTPHEKTL; encoded by the exons ATGACGGTGGAGCTAATCatgagcagcagcagcagctacGGTGGCGGTAAAGTCAAACGAGAAGAAGACGGTGGCTTTCCTGCGGAAAAGGGAGACACCGCCTTGAAAGAAGCTGCTTCTGCTGGGATTCACGGCGTCCAAGAGTTTCTTAAACTGATCGGTCAAAGTCAACCAACTGAGGAGAAACAAACAGAGATAACGGCGGTGACTGACGTCGCCGTTAACAGTTTCAAGAAGGTGATTTCTCTTCTCGGTAGATCTAGAACCGGACACGCTAGGTTCAGACGAGGTCCCGTGACGACGACGAAACCAGAAGAAGTAGTTGTGAAGACAGAGGAGAAGCCAGGAACAAAAACAACAACCACCGTCGTGTTGAACAGAGAGAAAACAGAGAAGCACGGTGGATCTGCGTTTAGAGTTTACTGTCCGACTCCGATACATCGCCGTCCTCCTCTGTCACATGCCCACCACACTCAGACAAAGTACGGTTCGTCTTCTTCGGCTCCGTTACTCCCTAACGGAAAACCACATCAAGAACCACCTTCTTCAACTATACACTTCGCGCCGTCCCCACCGGTCTCTGCGGCGAACTCGTTCATGTCTTCTCATAGATGTGAAACCGAGAGTAACCAGATGTCGTCAGGGTTCGAGTTCACTAACCCATCGTCTCAGTTCTCGGGTTCGAGGGGCAAGCCTCCGTTATCATCTGCTTCGTTGAAGAGAAAGTGTAGTTCAACCCCCTCAGGGCGTTGCCATTGTACCAAGAAAAG GAAATCTAAAGTGAAAAGAGTGATTAGAGTTCCTGCAGTAAGCAGCAAGATGGCTGATATTCCATCAGATGAGTTTTCATGGAGAAAATATGGTCAAAAACCCATCAAAGGCTCTCCTCACCCTCG GGGCTATTACAAGTGCAGCAGCATGAGAGGTTGTCCGGCGCGTAAGCACGTGGAGCGTGCACCCGATGACGCGATGATGCTTATCGTGACGTACGAAGGAGACCACAACCATGCAATGGTGCTCCAGACGCCTCATGAAAAAACTCTTTAA
- the LOC103861472 gene encoding MLO-like protein 13, protein MAEERSLEYTPTWVVAFICFIIVLLSLLAERGLHHLGKCLKRRRQDALFEALQKLKEELMLLGFISLMLTVSQAAIRHICVPRALVSNMFPCKKPLEKHHAPESSHTLSFSARHLLSTGASPDHCAAKGQVPLVSVEALHQLHIFIFVLAVFHVIFCASTMVLGGARIQQWKHWEDRFKKHPSQKEAAKRGHAQAHPHAHALHELFNANHEFFAMHAGGFWRRSVVISWLRSFFKQFYGSVTKSEYIALRQGFIMTHCPTNPSFNFHKYMLRTLEIDFKKVVSISWYLWLFVVVFLLLNVGGWNTYFWLSFLPLILLLMVGAKLENIISTLAVDVCEKRNRAEEAVIKPSDELFWFHKPEIVLQIIHFILFQNSFEIAFFFWILFTYGIHSCIMERLGFLIPRLVMGVLVQVLCSYSTLPLYALVTQMGSKFKKGIFDDVVQSTLEVWLEDTRSKGDSTSQTRRLEIQPTTPEAFNVQVDEVNECENPQVQ, encoded by the exons ATGGCAGAAGAGAGGTCGCTTGAATATACTCCCACGTGGGTCGTAGCGTTTATCTGTTTCATCATCGTTCTCTTATCACTTCTTGCTGAACGTGGTCTTCATCATCTTGGAAAG TGTCTGAAGCGTAGGCGACAAGATGCCTTGTTCGAGGCCTTGCAGAAACTTAAAGAAG AGCTGATGCTCCTGGGGTTTATCTCTTTAATGTTAACGGTGTCTCAGGCCGCCATAAGGCATATCTGCGTCCCGCGAGCTCTTGTTAGCAATATGTTCCCGTGTAAGAAGCCATTGGAGAAGCATCATGCTCCAGAATCATCTCATACGCTTAGTTTCAGCGCACGACATCTACTTTCCACAGGAGCAAGTCCAGACCATTGTGCTGCCAAG GGGCAGGTTCCGTTAGTATCTGTGGAAGCATTGCATcaactccatatcttcatcttCGTGCTAGCGGTTTTCCACGTCATCTTTTGTGCCTCAACCATGGTTCTTGGAGGAGCCAGG ATACAACAATGGAAGCATTGGGAGGATAGGTTCAAGAAACATCCTTCTCAAAAAG AAGCAGCAAAGCGTGGTCATGCTCAGGCTCATCCTCATGCTCATGCCCTTCACGAGTTATTCAACGCAAATCACGAGTTCTTTGCGATGCATGCTGGAGGATTCTGGAGAAGATCTGTTGTCATCAGCTGGCTT AGATCATTCTTCAAACAGTTTTATGGTTCTGTCACCAAATCAGAATATATAGCTCTACGACAAGGGTTCATCATG ACACATTGCCCCACAAACCCATCATTTAATTTTCACAAGTACATGCTAAGAACACTGGAGATAGACTTCAAAAAAGTTGTGAGCATAAG CTGGTATCTATGGCTATTTGTCGTGGTCTTTCTGCTGCTGAATGTAGGAGGATGGAATACTTACTTCTGGTTGTCTTTCTTGCCTTTGATC CTCTTACTAATGGTGGGTGCCAAACTGGAGAATATAATAAGTACCTTAGCTGTGGATGTTTGTGAGAAGCGAAACCGTGCAGAAGAAGCAGTCATCAAACCTTCTGATGAACTCTTTTGGTTCCATAAGCCAGAGATTGTTCTCCAAATCATCCACTTCATTCTCTTTCAGAATTCATTTGAGATCGCTTTCTTCTTCTGGATTTTG TTCACATACGGAATACATTCGTGTATCATGGAGAGACTAGGCTTCCTTATTCCACGGCTCGTCATGGG TGTGTTAGTTCAAGTGCTTTGCAGTTACAGCACATTACCACTATACGCTCTTGTTACACAG atGGGTAGCAAATTCAAGAAGGGGATATTCGACGATGTAGTACAATCGACACTGGAAGTATGGTTAGAAGATACAAGAAGTAAAGGCGACTCAACAAGCCAGACTCGCAGGTTGGAGATACAACCCACGACTCCTGAGGCTTTTAATGTCCAAGTCGATGAAGTCAATGAATGTGAAAACCCCCAAGTCCAATAA
- the LOC103861475 gene encoding endoglucanase 21-like, protein MYGRDPWGGPLEINAADSITDDDRSRNLQELDRSTLRRPLDATQRSWLLGPPVRKKKKYVDIGCMQVSRKIFLWTLGTLLVTTFLAGSITMIVRHVPHHKHEKPQQDNYTLALNKTLLFFNAQKSGKLPKKNNVSWRGNSCMKDVDEGEYPPRDVVGGYYDAGDTIKFSFPMSYAMTMLSWSVIEYSAKYEAAGELDHVKEIIKWGTDYFLKTFNSSADTVDRMVSQVGFGDTRGGSVVHNDHYCWMRPEDIDYKRPVHTCYSGCSDLAAEMAAALASASIVFKDDRDYSKKLVHGAKTLYNFANFNKKSYSKPYDESSEFYKSSLFWDELLWGGAWLYYATGNITYLDQVTNDDMARHAGAFWDGPYYGVPSWDNKLPGAQLLLTRLRLFLGPGYPYEDILRTFHNQTGVIMCSYLPYYKKFKRTKGGLIKLNHGDPQPLQYAANAAFLAALFSDYLDAADTPGWYCGPKFYSTDVLRDFARSQIDYILGKNPRKMSYVVGFGQRYPKHVHHRGASIPKSVKKESCKGGWKWRDTKKNNPNTIVGAMVAGPDKHDGFHDLRTNYNYTEPTLAGNAGLVAALVALSGERTFGAIDKNTMFSAVPPLTPATPPPPAPWTP, encoded by the exons ATGTACGGACGAGACCCATGGGGTGGTCCTTTAGAGATCAATGCGGCTGACTCAATCACCGACGACGATCGCAGCCGTAATCTCCAAGAACTCGACCGTTCGACTCTTCGTCGACCACTAGACGCAACGCAGAGGAGCTGGCTACTCGGACCACcagtgaggaagaagaagaagtacgTCGATATCGGATGTATGCAAGTCAGCCGCAAGATCTTTCTATGGACTCTTGGAACCCTTCTTGTTACCACCTTTCTCGCTGGATCCATAACCATGATCGTTAGACACGTGCCACACCACAAACATGAGAAGCCTCAACAAGACAACTACACTCTCGCTCTCAACAAAACACTCTTGTTCTTTAACGCTCAGAAAT CTGGGAAACTTCCTAAGAAGAATAACGTGTCATGGAGAGGCAACTCCTGTATGAAAGATGTCGATGAAGGAGAATACCCTCCCAGAGATGTGGTTGGAGGCTACTACGATGCTGGAGATACAATCAAGTTCAGCTTCCCAATGTCATATGCGATGACCATGCTGAGCTGGAGTGTGATTGAATACAGTGCTAAATACGAAGCTGCAGGGGAGCTTGACCATGTTAAAGAAATCATCAAATGGGGAACTGATTATTTTCTCAAGACCTTCAACAGTAGTGCTGATACAGTTGACAGGATGGTGTCACAG GTTGGATTTGGGGATACCCGTGGAGGAAGTGTGGTCCATAATGACCATTACTGCTGGATGCGTCCAGAGGACATTGATTATAAAAGGCCTGTGCATACGTGTTACTCTGGCTGCTCGGATCTTGCTGCAGAGATGGCAGCTGCTTTGGCCTCTGCATCCATCGTATTCAAGGACGACAGAGATTACTCTAAGAAGCTTGTTCACGGTGCTAAGACGCTTTATAACTTtgcaaattttaataaaaaaagttacagTAAACCTTAtgacgagtctagcgagttttATAAGTCCAGCCTGTTTTGGGACGAGCTTTTGTGGGGGGGTGCTTGGTTGTACTACGCCACTGGAAATATAACGTATCTTGATCAAGTTACCAACGATGATATGGCGAGGCATGCTGGTGCCTTCTGGGATGGTCCTTACTATGGTGTCCCTAGCTGGGACAACAAGCTTCCCGGAGCTCAG TTGCTCTTGACACGGTTAAGGCTGTTTCTAGGCCCTGGATATCCATATGAAGACATCTTGAGAACCTTTCATAATCAAACAGGAGTGATTATGTGCTCATACTTACCTTACTACAAAAAGTTTAAAAGAACCAAGG GAGGTTTGATCAAGTTGAATCATGGAGATCCACAACCTCTTCAATATGCTGCAAATGCGGCTTTCTTAGCTGCGCTATTTAGTGACTATCTAGATGCTGCTGACACTCCTGGATGGTACTGTGGTCCGAAATTCTATTCTACTGATGTCCTACGGGACTTTGCAAGATCACAG ATTGATTACATACTCGGTAAAAACCCTCGGAAGATGAGTTATGTTGTAGGTTTTGGACAACGGTACCCGAAACACGTGCATCATAGAGGAGCTTCAATACCGAAAAGTGTGAAGAAAGAAAGCTGCAAAGGAGGATGGAAATGGAGAGACACTAAAAAGAATAACCCAAACACCATCGTAGGTGCAATGGTTGCTGGACCTGACAAGCATGACGGGTTCCACGACCTTCGTACTAACTACAACTACACTGAACCGACTCTTGCAGGCAATGCTGGTCTGGTCGCAGCACTGGTGGCTTTGTCAGGAGAAAGAACGTTTGGAGCTATTGACAAGAACACTATGTTCTCTGCTGTGCCTCCTTTAACACCTGCCACGCCGCCTCCTCCAGCTCCATGGACaccttaa
- the LOC103861477 gene encoding translocase of chloroplast 132, chloroplastic-like isoform X6, with protein sequence MVVNRSDMEEKKLADDRVSDEQVKITELMVSDVDARDTEDEVFEEAIDSSKPESFQADDGLHEDLPSEEVKVPEVNGESHGEANLQHIATGEAVPGFVTSQMNGDEGEAGVRNVSETATLSFSENGIVSPEKKAVLLSFGSEKKLGDDRIIHDQVENNILLVSDVDARDTYDEVFVEAIDGFQADDGLHEDLPSKATPEHSMDDLEEENINDKEVKDSKVSGETHGEANLQHITEGEAAPGFVTSKMNGDEGESGAEHVNEKVTCSFSENGIVSPEKKQLVAEVIEETRNDGTEEENKEENVDVSAGMETEQEAGKREGSDKDCFENESGAQRNGGDLVLARLRLESIFPRSYQCHQLWIKKGK encoded by the exons ATGGTTGTGAACAGGTCAGATATGGAAGAGAAGAAGCTTGCAGACGATAGAGTCAGCGATGAGCAAGTAAAGATAACTGAATTGATGGTTTCTGATGTTGATGCGAGGGATACCGAAGATGAGGTCTTTGAGGAAGCTATCGACAGTTCGAAGCCTGAATCTTTCCAAGCCGATGATGGGTTACACGAGGATTTGCCTTCAGAGGAAGTGAAAGTGCCAGAGGTTAATGGAGAGAGCCATGGTGAGGCAAACCTGCAACATATAGCTACGGGAGAGGCTGTACCAGGTTTTGTGACTTCCCAAATGAATGGTGATGAAGGGGAAGCAGGTGTAAGGAATGTCAGCGAGACAGCTacactttctttttctgaaaatGGAATCGTCTCCCCTGAGAAGAAAGCTGTTCTCCTCTCTTTCGG GTCAGAGAAGAAGCTTGGAGATGATAGAATCATCCATGACCAAGTAGAGAACAATATATtactggtttctgatgttgatGCGAGGGATACCTATGATGAGGTCTTTGTGGAAGCTATTGACGGTTTCCAAGCCGATGATGGGTTGCACGAGGATTTACCTTCAAAGGCAACTCCTGAACATTCCATGGATGATCTGGAAGAAGAGAATATCAATGACAAGGAAGTGAAAGATTCCAAGGTTAGTGGAGAGACCCATGGTGAGGCAAACCTGCAACATATAACTGAGGGAGAGGCTGCACCAGGTTTTGTGACTTCCAAAATGAATGGTGACGAGGGGGAATCAGGTGCAGAGCATGTGAACGAGAAAGTTACATGTTCTTTTTCTGAAAATGGAATCGTCTCTCCTGAGAAGAAACAGCTGGTGGCTGAAGTGATCGAGGAAACAAGGAATGATGGTACTGAAGAGGAAAACAAGGAGGAAAATGTTGATGTATCAGCTGGTATGGAAACAGAACAAGAGGCTGGGAAACGTGAAGGATCAGATAAGGATTGCTTTGAGAATGAGTCTGGGGCACAAAGAAATG GTGGAGACCTGGTATTGGCAAGACTCAGATTGG AATCTATATTTCCCCGGTCATACCAATGTCATCAACTCTGGATCAAG AAGGGTAAGTGA
- the LOC108871331 gene encoding probable protein S-acyltransferase 22, whose translation MRKHGWQLPYHPLQVVAVAVFLALGFAFFVFFAPFVGNKIHQYIAMSIYTPLFHWFHSLTCLVRYRSGPMKSLGASLIYKKNGEYALDTS comes from the exons ATGAGAAAACATGGATGGCAACTTCCTTACCATCCACTTCAG GTGGTGGCAGTTGCTGTGTTCTTGGCTCTTGGGTTTGCTTTCTTCGTCTTCTTTGCTCCTTTTGTTGGCAACAAGATTCATCAGTACATTGCCATGAGCATTTACACTCCTCTG TTCCATTGGTTCCACAGTCTAACATGTCTAGTTAGATACCGATCTGGTCCTATGAAGAGCTTAGGAGCCTcacttatttataaaaaaaatggtgAATATGCTCTAGATACTTCTTGA